TTGTTATGAATTCtgaagttttataaaattttctaaaaacgATCTAATTTCAGTACCTCAAATCTGTACAAAATAAAGCTGAACTGAAATTAATTTTCCCAAAACTATCTGCATCAATGTATTCACATTACAATaccttgtattttcatttttaagtatggAATATCAAAATTTACCATAAGCTATCCTATAAATTCTTATAGCATCACATTCACTGAACTTTACTTACCTTCCCCAAATTCGTTTAAAATAACTGCTACTCTTTTACTATGTTGCTCTGTCAAAATATAGTTCAGAAGTGTCGTCTTCCCAGCACCTGTAAAACATACTtgtcttaggggtgcctgggtggctcagtcgttgggcgtctgccttcagctcaggtcatgatcccagggtcctgggatcgagccccgaatcgggctccctgctcggtgggaggcctgcttctccctctcccactccccctgcttctgttctctctcttgctgtgtctctctctgtcaaaaaaaaaaataaaatcttaaaaaaaaaaacttgttttaaaaaacattcaaagGCTAATTTTAAAGGCATAGACACAAAAATAGAGTcccaatgtttttaaaatttgtgtgctatttttaaaatattatttaactatGGCATAGAAGattctaaaggaaaatattagaGTATCCTTTGCAAACTATTAAAAAAGCTTTATGTAGACATaaaactttgtaaatatttataaatatgcctTCAACTTGGATCAGTTTTCTTCAACCTCATACAACGAAAATATGCCTTCTAtacaatttataatataattaatataaagacATCTAAATTTTCTATTAAGTAAGGAATTATTGAAATAATGGCTTCCAGGGAATAAAGTACTCATGTACTTAATTTACTGTATTTAAAtgtaaagtaaattaaatttactttaaatttaagtttaaaatttaaactttaaattactaatgtactttatttaaaatatttatacacctTCACATGATGACAATGTTTCTTAGCCAAGAATGTATGCTTTACTTCccaaaaatttacatataaagcCTATCTTTTATTTCAATATCCATCATTAACCACACAAATTCAAACGGACTATAGGGCTACTTTTACTACTTAAAGTAACCTGTAAGAAAAtatgtgtaggggcgcctgggtggctcagtgggttaaacctctgccttcggctcaggtcatgatctcagggtcctgggatcgagccccgcatcgggctctctgctcggcggggagcctgcttcctcctttctctctgcctgcctctctgcctacttgtgatctctctatctctgtcaaataaataaataaaatctttaaaaaaaaaagaaaatatgtgtatatatacagctGACCCTCAAACAACTAACTGTGTGGGTTGTAGGTCCACTTAACATggctttttttctgtaaatattgtACATTACTATATTTTTcccccttatgattttcttcataacatttccttttctctagcttactttattgttaAGAGTacagtatttaatatatataacatacaaaatatgtgctaatcAACTGTTTATATCACCAGTAAAgattctggtcaacagtagactattacCTGGGTTTTGGGGCAGTCCAAAATTACCATGAAGGAAGTCAGCACCCCTAGCCCCcacactgttcaagggtcaactgtatctGACTACCTTtctataaaacacacaaaaaatgggagaaatgatgtaaaaaatgttaacaatatacAGAATATTCAGTACTTAGAAAAATTCATAAAGCTACACTAACTTTATCCAGTAGGTGGCATGTTAAACCTAGTATGTTCagctcaagaaaaagaaaaacatttactttGTGAACAACTATACACAccaaagttcaaagaaaaaaaaaaaactgtacagtAGTGTAGTTCGGTTGTATGAGTATatcattcatttacttttctgttGGTGGATATTTGGATTATCTccagtgttttattttcccaaacaGTGCTGCTAAGAACTATTACATGTAAGCCTGTACACAACTTCTGAAGTACATTTAGGAGACTTTTAGCCTCTAACTAGAAGGGATTTAATGATCATTAGGGTATTAATATCTTCACATTTTTAAGTCTTATTCCTTTAAAAGCTGTTGAAGGGATTAAAAGTTTATGTTTAGAGAGCTTTAAAAACCTCAACATCACGTACGTGTGAGGTACAGAATGAAAGGGACAGAGCTTAAGGAGACAGGGCAATGAGGAAATTCTTAGAACCAGTCCAAGTATGAGACAGAGACCCTGAACATGAGGGCAGCACTAGGCAGTGGCAGTgaaaatgggaaaacagaggtGGATATAGGAAACCTTCTAATAAAATTACTAGGACTTAATAATTAACCACATTATGAAGCAGAAGACTTGAGGcagtttattcattcaaaagTTTACTATGGGGCAGATCTCATGCTGGGCCTTGGTGGCAAGTGCACAGAACAGAGACAACCTGCCTCTACTTTTACAATGCTTAGAAAGGCTAAGAAAGTGGGAAATGGAAGGTAGTTCAGACGGATAGAGAGGAAATGATGCCACGGAATTATAGAGTGGACAGGAGATAGACAAGATGTTAGGCAGCACCTAGAAGGGAGGTCTAGGCAGAGgagtaacaaaaaagaaaaagattccagGGGTTAAAATACTTGGCATTGTTTAAAAGTAAAAGCTCCAATGTGCCTGGACCACAGTTTGGTCAGCTAGAAAGACCGTCAAGAGCCAGATCATATAGGACCAGTCGATTCATGTTTAGGAATTTGAACAGCAACCCAAATGGAAATCACTGAAGGGTGCGACACAGTTGACATTTACGAAGACCATTAAGGctaaaatacagagaatatattAAAGGGAAACATGACACAAGGCTAgttagaaaaattttagaatattccaGGTTGTTGGAATCAGGGAAGCAGGAGAACTGGACTATAAAATAACATGAAGTTTTGGACCTGCTACGTTTGAGATGTCTGTGAGACATCAAAGTAGAAACTATCTGAGTGTGAAGTGAAAAGGATGAACAGAGGtgggagaaaatttaaaaaaaaaaaaaacaaaaaacaaaacaaaagccagagaAGTACGTGgaaatttcataagaaaaatgtGATGGAAGCTGATACaacaatatttcaaaaaagagaaaatagccaAGAATAAGTAGTGAAACTAGATCCCCTATAATCAGCAACAAGGTTGTCGGCAAAAGTCCTCTTCCTGAGCTTTAGACCGTTACCTCCAATGCTCTAGTGACCGAGGAATGAGAAAAATGGTCAAGGCCAGAGGGGCGAGGCTGAGCCACTCTGTCTCAGACAAGGAATCTGCTCAACTGCTTAGTGGAGCAGCCTCTGCGTAACAGTGGGGACACATCAAAAATAAATCCCCTTATAAAATTAGtccagaagaaaaaggagaagcagcagctaaAAAAAGACAACACCAGAGATTTAACTCCTATTTTTGTGTAAAAGACCCTCAGGTGCACCAAGTTTGTGGCTGTCTCCGGCACCATCTAGGAATGGTATTACCGACCCCAAATCATCTcacttcatttacatttcttaacTTCCCGCCCGCTTGCAATGCGGTCCTGCACTGATTGTAGCCCTTCCCGTGGACTGTAAGGCTGTAGACTACTGCTCCTCAGAGTCGTCCGAGCTCCTCCCGCGCAAGCCCCCGAACTGGCCTTCAGGAAACTGCACGGTTACACACCTACGAGTTCAAGTGCTCGTGTGCACTCCTGAACGTCGTCGGCGTGAGAAAGAGCATCTGGGAGGGGAGAGATTTGATCCTTACTTTCTCCTAGAGCGCTCTGCAAAcaaacctcaaaaacaaaaaacaaacaaacaaacacgttTGCTAGGAATCCTCTCCCCGAACAGCTGGAAGAGGCTGGCCCGTGGGGCAGGGGAAGCTACCAAAGAACCGCCCCCCTGGGGGGTCGGGCACAGACAGGGCTCCCTGTAAAGGTGACAGACATAAGGCTGGGCGTTTCCTGCCCCGACGAGCAGgtaagaaaacaaacccaaacgGGTGACCGATATTACTTCCACTCTCCCGTCAGGTTCGCGAGCTTCAGGAACGGAGAACGACGGGCGAGAGGCCACGTGGGTAATGAGGGGGCGGGCCCAAGCCTCTAGGGGCAAAGCCGAAACTCGTTTTCAAAATGCGAGGTTAACTGGTTCCCTTGATAAATGGGCAGGTCACGCAAAGGGGTTCTGGGCGTCCTCGAGCCACGAGATGAGGAGCAACCCCAACGGGGAGGGAGGGACCCAGCCCCTACCTCAGAGAAGGGCCGGATGCCTGAGGTAAAGAGGCGCCGGCAGCCCCCCAAAATCCCAGGATACCAGCGTTCACGGTATTTTCTGACCGGGATGGTTAGTTACCTAAATACCCGGTGATAATTGTGACTGGGATCTTAGCGTCGGGAccagccttctcctcctcctctctcagctTCGTCTCAATGGGGACCAATTCGGGACAGTCCTCTTCCGCCAGTTCCTCTTCCTCGCCCACAACACCCACAGCCGGGAACATCCCGGCCAAGTGCACACACTACGCCTCCACCTCCCCTCAGCGGACACAACCAAAACGCCGAGGCGCAGCTGCGCACGCCGCAAGCGCCACGCCGGGCGCGTTCTTGACGTCAGCACGCCGCGACGCGCGGCACCTCCCGGTCCCGCCCGGATTACCTGGGCTCAGGCGGAGAACCGCCTCGCCTCGCCTCTTAGCCACGCCCCCAGAGAAGTTGACCACACCCCCGGGGCGTGTTCTCTAAACCTGAGCGGAGCTGGGCGGAGTTGTTACGGTGCCAGCCTCCGTGCTGTCCCTGTGTGCACCGACTGAGACCCGGGTGGTGGGATCCTGGAACGGGTAGCCTGACCTCAACAGTCCCGGTAGAGAACAGACTCCATcaatctgacattttttttagtatcattaaaaaactttttttaattcataggGGGAAGAATGGGAAGCTGTAACACTACTatgttaattgtattttttatcccTGAAGGAATAACCAgcgaaacttttttctttcttataactgtatattttacatgtatatcCAAATTTTTACAATGTATATGAATTActcttattcatttttctttctcatttattcgGACTCAGGTAACCTGTGTTCATTTATCATATTCTTTGGTTCATGACACTTTCATCGTTAATCATGGAAAGCCCtcctttatatttatgtttataataaacTCCTTTGACCTCATCCCTAGCCCACAGACATTACCAATAAGCTATACCTATCTGTGTGGAGCCAGTACCCTGTTCCaaccttctgcctctgcctctcccctaacATAGTAACCATTATCCTGAATTGATTTCAGGTGACtgctcatttgcttttttttttttaattttatttatttatttgacagacagagatcacaagtaggcagagaggcaggcagagacagagagagagagagagagagagaggaggaagcaggctccccacggagcagagagcccagtgtggggctggatcccatgactctgggattaCAACCCcggctgcaggcagatgcttaacccactgagccacccaggcacccgcgctcctttctttttagtgttatcaaatatatatgtgaatagacaacatgttgtttaattttgcttgtctttgaacttcataaaaagagtATGACACAGTATGTAATCTCCTGGGGATATCTACATTTTCAGCTCCTCTGTTGTATTCTGTTCTGCTGTGTGACTGTACAGCAATTTCTTCACTCATTTCCCGTCAATTATTTCCCAGTTTTGCTTCAAGGACAGCATTCAGTGACCCTTCAGCACCGTATTACCGCCCGAGCAGAAGCTGTGACAGCCCAGACCACATTCCCTTACACAATTCTCAGACACATTCTTGCAGATTCCCTTACATGTCTCTGACAGAATGTTATACGAACATCTCTTATCTCACTGAGAGCAACCTGTGCCCAAAAGGCCAGCTCAGTCAAGGTGACTGACAAATATTGCTGTAACAGTATATAGCCTTGGTCAGAGCAAAAAGAGTTTTTACACACCGCAGTGGTCAAAAGTTAAAGGCACTCCAAACGTTCACCACCCaatgaaggaataaacaaaatgtggcacatccatacaatgaaaaattatctCACAACAAACAGGAATGAAGTAGCTGCTGTAACATGACTGGCCCTCAAAAGCATTATGAAGTGAAAGGAGGCATTCACAAAACACCACACgttgtatgactccatttacgTGAAACATATgttgtatggttccatttacgTGAAATGTGCACTGTAGGCAAATCCaatgaaacagaaagtagatcagttgTCACCAGAGATGGGGCGTTGAAAGGCGTGACTGATCTCCTGTGCATTTTgggggtgataaaaatattctaaaactgattGTGTTGATAGTAGTGCAACTatgtgaaaatacaaaaaaacacggaaatgtatatttttttaaagatttatttatttatctgaaagaaagagagcatggggaaggagcagagggaaagaatcttcaagcagaatcCTTGTTGAGTGCAGATGACACCCCACCCCCCTTGccacgcagggctcaatttcatggcccatgagatcatgacctgaactgaaacccagagtcagacactccaggttttgtttgtttgtttgtttgtttgacaaagacagagagagagacagtaagacagtgggacagtgagagagggaacacaaacaggggtagtgggagagggagaagcggcctCCCCACCGAACAGAAAGCCCGacatgcggctcaatcccaggaccctgagatcatggcctgagctgaaggcagaagcttaacccactgagccacccaagtaccctcagagctgctatttttttttaatttaattttattttttcagtgtcccaagattcattgtttatgcaccacacccagtcagAGCTGCTATTTTTCAAAAGTGTTATAGGTTGCACTGTGTATTAAAACGTGGGGGGGTGCCCATGTGCATCTGCAGAGAAACACTGCCTTCAAGGTCTTCTCCCAGCCCTTTCAAGCCCTGGCCTTCTGAGCAGGTAAGTCTGAACCTACCTGCAGTGATTCTTCAGCTCAGCCACACGTAGGCATGGCTACAAAGATTGCTGCTTCATAAATGTCTCTTGTCTATTTCTGTAAGACTCTTCAGCAATGTATCTATCCATGAATTctgttttgccattttcttttctgacGTGTATTAACTTCCCCCCCCAAAATTTAGCATCCGTGTGTCTTAAAGAGGAGAGGTTTATGATATATTCAGATAAATGGCTTGCGATCTCGTGTCTCCCTACTTGTGTGACTGTTTTCACTTCTATCTTAACACAGGACTTACCACGTTTATCCATCCTATTTTGAggaaggttttgttgttgttgtttaatcccaaatgtcatttaaaataagtaaaaagaaacataatcatATATTGCAAAAtctattgcattttctttttttttaagattttatttatttatttgacagagatcacaagtaggcagagaggcaggcagagagagagagagaggaagaagcaggctccccgctgagcagagaacacgatgtggggctccatcccacgacaccaggatcatgacctgagccaaaggcagaggctttaacccactgagccacccaggtgttcctctaTTGCGTTTTCTAAGGTAACTTTAAAATTCCCTcagttttgatattttgtttagtTTCAGTAGCTTTGGGGcaaaacaaccaccacaacaatAATGATAATGTGTGGACCCCTTGCCATCTGATAGGCCTTGTGTTAAGCACATCAAATGCATTATCTTATTGAACTGGCAAGATAAGTATTATTcgtatgcccattttatagacagagaaaCTAAACCTTGAGAAGGTAAatagcttgctcaaggtcatacagttAGCAAATGGCAGCCCTGGGGCTCATTCCAGATTTACCTGACAGGATCCCATGCTCTTTTCAACCAGGGATCTTTAAACtttttctggagcacctgggtggctcagttggttaagcgactgccttcggctcaggtcacagtcccagggatcgagtcccacatccggctcccagctccatgaggaatctgcttctccctctgaccctctcccctgtcattttctctctcactctctatcaaataaataaataaaatcttaaaaaaaaaaaaacctttttctgtaaagggtcaggtagtaaattttttttatgtttcacagGTCAACAGCCAAATTCAAGGATATTATGTAGGTACCTACAACCTAAGAGAGAACAAATTTCTGCAAATTTTGAAATTGGATTTGATGTGATTTTCATCTGTCATGAAAtattgttcttttcattcttagCTTGCAGGCAGTAGAGGTGATAAGCCACAGCCCACAAGCTGCAGATCTAAGCTAACATGCTCTGCCTTGTTATGCTGtattaaatgaaattttgcaaaaatagatcatctttgctattttttgtttatttactactattatttttttttggtagcatcCTTGCTATTTTAAGCTTAGTTTGTAAATCCTTCACCCTTGCAACAACCCCTTAGCCTCCAAAGGTTAGGCAGCACAGTTACCACCATATAAATATTCAGAGGAAGGCCTGAAGCTGAGAAgcttaagctatttttttttaatgttatgttagtacCATACAGTCCGCCATTAGTTattgatgtagtgctccatgattcattgttttcgTATATCACCCTgcgttccatgcaatacatgtcctccttaatacccatcaccaggctcacaccagcccccaaacccccttccctctgagaccctcagtttgtttcccatagtccatagtctttcatggtttgtctccccttctgattccctccccttcatttcccccttttttctctaaatgtcctccatgctgttccttatgttccacatataagtgaaactgtacgataattgactctctctgcctgacttatttcactcagcataatctcctccagtcccacccatgtcaatgcagaaaggatgaatactttctgatgggccctcaactctatggtcaactaatctttgacaaagcaggaaaaaatattcaatggaaaaaagatagtctcttcaagaaatggtactgggaaaattggacagctatatacagaagaatgaaacttgacccttcacttataccacacacaaagataaattctaaatgaatgaaagatctcAAAGGGAGACCGAAATCTAtcacaatcctagaggagaacataggcagtaatctcttcaacatcggccacagcaacttctttcaagacatgtctccagaggcaagggaaacaaaagcgaaaatgaacttttgggacttcatcaagatagaaagcttCTGCGGATCAAAGGAAACAACTAAAGACAACTAAACTATTTCTCCAAGAACACTGATACCTGGTCTTCAAGAGACCCGATTTAGGCTGCATCTGAGTCTTCCTAATGGGAGGAGCTTCCCTGCACTGGAGCCCAGCAGAAAAGCACTCTGGTTGTCTGGATTCCTGCAGCCCAGCTTCAAGACAACAATCTTGCCCTAAGTCCTTTGGCACaattccctgcctcctcccctttgCCTCATTTTACTCCTTTGAACACATACGACATGGGCTGCCAGGGGAGAAAGTAAGGACTCCAGCTATATCCAAATCAGAGGAAAGCTAAAGATACTGCCAGTtcggttttgctttttttgtttcagtgtgttttttcttctctcattttgcaACTTCCTACAAAGGAAAGAACATATTAGTGGCCTGCAGTGGCTACTGGTttagaggaaaggaaactgagggtttcagaattAACCCAGTTCCTCTTACCTAGCTGTGGTcagtaaacaaaaaacaaacacagcatCTCTTAAACCCTtgatatttatccatttatttgctgtttttcactAGGAGCCCATGAACTTAATAGGAACATCCCTGAAAGGTGGAAGCCAAAGGCTTTTTGTGATCACTTCCATCAGGATAGAATATCAATATTCAAATATCGTATGCCCTTTGTTATGATGTAAAGCCACTGTAAGGACATGAAATAATAttctccaccccactcccctgaATGCTGATGGTGGCTGGCAGGTGAAATAGGTACATTTCAGTGTTTTTGGAGAGTGTGACTTTCATTTCAAAGGCTCTAAGTAGTAGTATGCTAATTCATTGTCTCGGGCTATTAAAGCATTCTGTTAATTAGGCTTAACTTACAGTGCAGTCACTCCTAGATCAGTTTCACcaccgcccaccccacccccaccacacacacaacagaaaacACCATTAAAAGCTTGTAAGCTGACCATCTGAGTGGTGCATTGTTGTCTCCAAAATACACTATCAGGCAAGGACTGGACATtgagcaaaactaaaaaaaagaaagttgtgcAATGATCTTGTTGTAATAGTTTAGGAGACTGTCTAAGTAACATCCTCTTCTCTTGTGAGGGAATATTTAAAAGTGACATTTGTGGCTTTAAGTTTTACTTTCTAACTTTTATACTTTTAGAGAAGTGGCAGAATCCACGGGCACCTACGCATGATTTCTTCCATGTAAgtaaaagacacagaaacaaaaataaaatgccttcattcttccttcttcttcctagTCCTTCAAATTCTCTTGAAGAGTGTTTGGTTGcacttaatacaaaaatattgtgCAATCAGGAAAACCAGGTCTTCCCAGTTTCAAGCGAGTGTCTTCTGAGTCCCGTAGCTCTGTCTCTCCGTGAGCACCATGCTTTCACTAGGAGGAAAGATTCATGAATCCTTTTCAGACGGATTTACTTTCCTCTTATGattttcctgtgtctgttctGGCCTGGGGTCCCAGAGTCTACTACTCCAAGTACATGGCAACCCCTCTCCTCAAGCCACTGAGCCTTTCCATCTCAACCACATAGTGGGTCAGCATTTTCCAGTGCACTTAATACTTCTACAGTCTACCTGAATTTTAGTGACCCCTCCAAATTTATGTGTAGAATAATCTGAACTTCCCTGAATTAAGTATGTGTATTACCCAATACCCTCCCTATCCCCTGTTTTAATAATAGCAggatcctgattttttttttaattttatttatttgacacagagagagagcacaagcagggggagcagcaggcagagggagaagcaggctccttgctgaggggagagcccgaagcggggctcaatcccaggcccctgggatcatgacctgagccgaagacagacgctttacaaactgagccacccaggtgcccctcaaataaaatattttaaacctaaAATCGTGATTCTGCTTTACTTAATATAAAAGACAGGTTATGGGTCACAACGATATTTCATGCAAAACTTGGCAAGGCAGAAACTTATCCACCCCAGAGGTTTTAGAAGTGAAAGTACTGTGCTGGTTATTATGTTGCTCAGTAAAGCTAATAAAGTGAATGTTTACATTCTGATGACCACAGAAGCCCAAGGCAAAAGAGCATTGGTAGGGTAAAGGTCTGAGTATGGCTGTTGCTGTTATGATATATTTATCGTACTTGTGCTCTGTTGCtgttgtattaattttttcatcaatgtGTACAGGAAAAGAGCAAGTAGCTCTCCAGGTGAGTTGATTGTTAACTTGGAAGTTACTTAATCTCCTGGAATGTAACCTTTAACTTTAAAGCATGTCATGACCTCATCAACGTGGTTGTTGAAGGAAATCACAATTGTTTAATTTATGGGATAGTTAATCTATGGGATATGGGTATTACAGGGAATTCAATGTTTTCAATGAAGCTGCATATGAATTTACCCCACTtgtgattaataaaaaaaaaatctaccatcattttatttttaaagattttttttatttatttgatagagatcacaattaggcagagagacaggcagagagagaggaggaagcaggctccccgcagagcagagagcccgatgcggggctcaatcccaggacgctgggatcatgacctgagccgaaggcagaggctttaacccactgagccacccaggcgcccctctaccaaCATTTTAGTGGA
The DNA window shown above is from Mustela erminea isolate mMusErm1 chromosome 12, mMusErm1.Pri, whole genome shotgun sequence and carries:
- the LOC116570332 gene encoding COBW domain-containing protein 1 isoform X3, whose translation is MFPAVGVVGEEEELAEEDCPELVPIETKLREEEEKAGPDAKIPVTIITGYLGAGKTTLLNYILTEQHSKRVAVILNEFGEGSAVEKSLAVSQGGELYEEWLELRNGCLCCSVK